The Paenibacillus sp. YPG26 genome includes a window with the following:
- a CDS encoding major royal jelly family protein: MKPMLPIEEYFGKLELVYSFYGAMPTGVSVSETGRIFICFPRWGDDVRFTVAEIVEGRLQPYPNIETNLVNPLNHSMSFISVQSVIADGRGTLWVLDTAAPNFSEPIKGGAKLVAVDLKTNTIRKVYTFAEDAILPTTYLNDVRFDFRVGESGYAYITDSSSKGPGAIIVVNLENGNAFRRLNGANSTSPDPYFLPKVEGKILMNRNTDGSTSPFRLASDGIAISPDGNNIFFCPLTSRHLYSIPTEALRDRTIPDFNLHYHVQYWGEKGASDGLITDAKGNIYAGDYENDSIRKIFPNGIMETIAHDPRILWPDTFSIGPDQHLYVIVNQFHRQARFHYGKDLRQKPYSLLRIKIDELPAPTF, translated from the coding sequence ATAAAACCTATGTTACCTATAGAAGAATATTTCGGTAAGTTAGAACTCGTTTATTCATTTTATGGGGCTATGCCTACAGGCGTTAGTGTATCAGAAACCGGGCGTATCTTCATTTGTTTTCCGAGATGGGGAGATGACGTTAGATTTACGGTAGCAGAAATTGTTGAGGGTCGGTTGCAGCCTTATCCTAATATAGAAACGAATTTGGTAAATCCTTTGAATCATAGTATGTCCTTCATCAGTGTCCAAAGTGTAATTGCTGATGGAAGGGGAACCCTGTGGGTACTGGATACAGCTGCACCAAATTTTTCTGAGCCTATTAAAGGAGGGGCAAAATTAGTCGCTGTAGATTTAAAAACAAATACAATAAGAAAAGTATACACGTTTGCAGAAGATGCAATCTTGCCGACAACGTATCTGAATGATGTCCGATTTGATTTTCGTGTTGGTGAATCAGGTTACGCATATATAACAGATTCTTCTTCCAAAGGTCCAGGTGCTATTATAGTCGTAAATTTAGAAAATGGAAATGCGTTTAGACGGTTAAATGGAGCAAATTCAACTTCACCCGATCCGTATTTTTTACCGAAAGTGGAAGGTAAAATTTTGATGAATCGAAACACAGATGGTTCGACATCTCCCTTTCGATTGGCTTCTGATGGTATAGCAATTTCCCCTGATGGAAATAATATATTTTTTTGTCCATTAACCAGTCGTCATCTATACTCGATCCCAACAGAAGCCCTAAGAGACAGAACGATACCGGATTTCAATTTACATTATCATGTGCAGTATTGGGGAGAAAAAGGTGCGTCTGATGGATTGATAACAGATGCAAAAGGAAACATATACGCTGGTGACTATGAAAACGACAGTATTCGAAAGATATTTCCGAATGGGATAATGGAAACCATCGCACATGATCCGAGAATATTATGGCCGGATACTTTTTCTATTGGTCCAGACCAACACTTATATGTTATTGTGAACCAATTTCATCGGCAGGCAAGATTTCATTATGGAAAAGACTTGCGACAAAAACCTTACAGTTTACTTCGTATAAAAATTGATGAATTACCTGCTCCAACTTTTTAA
- a CDS encoding spore gernimation protein GerQ — MNTPTLAPHESMELHEALNFKTLCLAKSKLMQGLVFDQELKALMQKDVIQSTQQITELQALYARVPFQAPVPNNPTPITQ, encoded by the coding sequence ATGAACACGCCAACGCTAGCGCCGCACGAATCGATGGAACTACATGAAGCGTTAAACTTCAAAACGCTCTGCCTCGCCAAGTCAAAACTTATGCAAGGCTTGGTATTTGACCAAGAGCTAAAAGCGTTAATGCAGAAAGACGTAATTCAATCCACACAGCAGATAACCGAGCTGCAAGCACTTTACGCAAGAGTTCCTTTCCAAGCACCTGTTCCGAATAACCCGACACCAATAACACAATAA
- a CDS encoding spore coat protein: protein MNTDYLDPINSLNMPEMADMTFAMDFLLRAKEGVRNLSVALTEAASPDVRALLRNHLKQGIAMHQEISELMMRKKWFHPYELNEQYQLDQLSVKNTLMIGQMNLFPDDTSRKGMFDRTPDEHIEGHEA from the coding sequence ATGAATACCGATTATTTAGACCCGATTAATTCATTAAACATGCCGGAGATGGCTGACATGACTTTTGCAATGGACTTCCTCCTTCGTGCCAAGGAAGGTGTGCGAAATTTGTCCGTCGCCCTGACGGAGGCGGCTTCTCCAGATGTAAGAGCGCTGCTTCGCAATCATCTTAAGCAGGGGATTGCCATGCACCAAGAAATTTCAGAGCTCATGATGCGCAAAAAATGGTTTCATCCTTACGAGCTGAACGAACAATACCAACTCGACCAGCTTTCGGTGAAAAATACGTTGATGATCGGGCAGATGAATTTGTTCCCGGATGATACGTCGCGTAAAGGCATGTTTGATCGAACCCCAGATGAACATATTGAAGGACATGAAGCATGA
- a CDS encoding zinc-dependent alcohol dehydrogenase, translated as MKAVTYQGIKNVVVKEVPDPKIEKPDDMIVKITSTAICGSDLHLIHGMIPNLQENYVIGHEPMGIVEEVGPGVTKVKKGDRVIIPFNIACGECFFCKNQLESQCDKSNEHGDMGAYFGYSGTTGGYPGGQAEYLRVPFANFTHFKIPENCEQPDEKLSLIADAMTTAFWSVDNAGVKNGDTVIVLGCGPVGLLAQKFCWLKGAKRVIAVDYVNYRLQHAKRTNHVEIVNFEQDKNIGNHLKEMTKGGADVVIDAVGMDGKMNDLEFLASGLKLQGGTMSAFIIASQAVRKGGTIQVTGVYGGRYNGFPLGDIMQRNVNIRSGQAPVIHYMPYMYELVTSGKVDPSDIVTHVIPLSEAKRGYEMFDTKTDDCIKVVLKP; from the coding sequence ATGAAGGCGGTAACGTATCAAGGAATTAAAAATGTCGTGGTCAAAGAGGTACCGGATCCCAAGATTGAGAAACCGGACGATATGATCGTAAAGATCACCAGTACCGCCATTTGTGGTTCTGACCTTCACCTGATTCACGGGATGATCCCTAACCTTCAAGAGAATTACGTCATTGGACATGAACCGATGGGGATCGTAGAAGAAGTAGGGCCCGGCGTGACAAAGGTAAAGAAAGGCGATCGTGTGATCATCCCGTTCAATATCGCATGCGGAGAATGCTTTTTCTGTAAAAATCAGTTGGAAAGCCAATGTGACAAGTCAAACGAACACGGGGATATGGGAGCATATTTTGGCTACTCCGGAACAACCGGCGGATACCCTGGCGGACAAGCCGAGTATTTACGAGTCCCATTCGCAAATTTTACCCACTTCAAGATTCCCGAAAACTGCGAACAACCGGATGAAAAGCTAAGCTTGATTGCCGATGCCATGACAACAGCATTCTGGAGCGTAGATAACGCTGGCGTAAAGAATGGAGATACGGTCATCGTGCTCGGCTGCGGTCCGGTTGGACTTCTCGCCCAGAAATTCTGCTGGCTGAAGGGAGCCAAGCGGGTCATCGCCGTTGACTATGTCAATTACCGCTTACAGCATGCGAAGCGGACGAACCATGTAGAAATCGTAAACTTCGAACAGGATAAGAATATCGGCAACCATCTCAAGGAAATGACCAAAGGCGGCGCCGATGTCGTGATTGATGCGGTTGGAATGGACGGCAAGATGAACGATCTCGAATTTCTAGCCAGCGGTCTGAAACTGCAAGGCGGCACCATGAGCGCATTTATCATTGCGTCTCAGGCAGTGCGCAAAGGAGGCACCATTCAGGTCACTGGGGTATACGGCGGACGTTATAACGGATTCCCGCTCGGCGACATCATGCAGCGCAACGTGAATATTCGTTCCGGACAAGCTCCGGTCATTCATTACATGCCGTATATGTACGAGCTGGTTACTTCAGGCAAAGTAGACCCTAGCGACATTGTTACGCACGTCATTCCGCTCAGCGAGGCCAAGCGTGGTTACGAAATGTTCGATACGAAAACCGACGATTGCATCAAAGTTGTCTTAAAGCCATGA
- a CDS encoding spore coat protein, with translation MNTILEHMIGLNTLTDDVIAMDFLMNAKSGVRNYAMAVTECATPEIKQIMMKQLDEAIDTHEKITNYMMQRGLYHPYHISEQIQLDLKNIQTAENMPS, from the coding sequence ATGAACACAATATTAGAACACATGATAGGGCTTAATACATTGACTGACGACGTGATTGCAATGGATTTTTTGATGAACGCCAAGAGCGGAGTCAGAAACTACGCCATGGCTGTGACCGAATGTGCCACCCCCGAAATTAAGCAAATTATGATGAAACAGCTCGACGAAGCTATAGACACTCATGAGAAGATAACAAACTACATGATGCAGCGGGGCCTATACCATCCCTACCATATTTCAGAGCAAATTCAGCTCGATCTGAAAAATATTCAGACCGCAGAGAATATGCCGTCCTGA
- a CDS encoding DUF948 domain-containing protein, whose translation MEIKIKHSVAGAAVGFIALNVYLIKTLKKTMGTLGEVDKTLAEVRGTLGGLSEEAKHLIRNANKITADVKGKINAVDPLLETAHDVGEVIHQVTDSVLGNNDASEIRSTSPVYSTSPNLHLKVK comes from the coding sequence ATGGAAATCAAAATAAAACATAGCGTGGCCGGGGCTGCAGTTGGATTTATAGCGCTTAATGTATATTTGATCAAGACATTGAAGAAGACAATGGGTACCCTGGGTGAAGTGGATAAAACCTTGGCTGAAGTAAGGGGGACACTGGGCGGATTGTCTGAAGAGGCCAAACACCTCATTCGCAATGCCAATAAAATTACAGCCGATGTGAAGGGGAAGATAAATGCGGTTGATCCTCTGCTGGAGACGGCTCATGATGTGGGGGAAGTCATCCATCAAGTCACGGATTCGGTCCTGGGGAACAACGATGCATCGGAGATAAGATCGACTTCACCCGTATACAGTACCTCCCCTAATCTACATTTAAAGGTGAAATAG
- a CDS encoding MFS transporter → MNARWLISSQSIVTLAAGMIFPYYLLFLKNLGNTFSKYGLAFAVFTISSAAISQWLAPQLDRNGVQMLTWSSLGMMVAMLAFPWVGSYLWVLILQLLMGVCNSMQKMSERLLIADHTTQGKRGAVIGEFHFWTSVASGFAVIIGGYLIDWLTINVLFYFSAILYAWSALVTWRFGKRLNAGKVTK, encoded by the coding sequence ATGAACGCAAGATGGCTCATTAGCTCTCAGAGCATTGTGACGTTGGCTGCAGGGATGATATTTCCGTATTACTTGTTGTTCCTTAAAAATCTGGGTAACACTTTTTCGAAGTATGGACTCGCATTCGCAGTATTTACGATCAGTTCTGCTGCTATTTCTCAGTGGCTGGCCCCGCAGCTTGATCGAAACGGTGTTCAGATGCTGACATGGAGCTCTCTCGGTATGATGGTTGCGATGCTCGCGTTTCCATGGGTAGGAAGCTATTTGTGGGTATTGATACTGCAACTGTTGATGGGTGTGTGCAATTCGATGCAAAAAATGAGTGAACGTCTACTCATCGCCGATCATACAACGCAAGGTAAGCGAGGGGCGGTGATTGGGGAGTTTCATTTTTGGACCTCAGTAGCGTCGGGATTCGCCGTAATTATTGGAGGGTACTTAATTGACTGGCTAACAATTAACGTTCTGTTCTATTTTAGTGCAATTCTTTACGCTTGGAGTGCGTTAGTGACTTGGCGGTTCGGTAAAAGGTTGAATGCAGGGAAGGTTACTAAATGA
- a CDS encoding FAD-binding oxidoreductase, which translates to MKKRIVLLLLTVLCLVNYFQNNTIDQDPYLISDYSRLRPVKVTRVAQGREEQQLQEILQEARKKHLTVSIAGQRHSQGGHTYYKDSIVVDMRSYNRILSFDPMKKIIRIQAGATWKDVQDYINPFGLAVKTMQSQNIFTIGGSISVNAHGRDIHNGSLIKSVESFRLLTADGRILNVSRTENKELFPLVIGGYGLLGIILDVTLKLTDNEMYKLAIDEMDVSSYSTYFKEQVKADPDIHMHIARISVAPESFLKEMYAINYVLERNAPLKGNDQLKTREEGVIPTKLMFNLSRSFGWGKNALWSMQKSHFEGQEGKLITRNNAMRSESEFMEFREAGSNDVLQEYFIPVQEFEGFVDDFRTVLKAENLNLLNITVRYVNHDEESTLSYAKDDMFALVCLFNVPLSEQGQNKVRKGIQKVLDRVIEHNGTYYLPYIAYPRLDQFQSAYPKYSEFFQKKEQYDPDHLFMNYFYMDYKGD; encoded by the coding sequence ATGAAGAAAAGGATTGTTCTCCTCCTTCTCACCGTTCTTTGCCTAGTAAATTATTTTCAAAACAACACCATCGATCAGGACCCATACCTTATCTCCGACTATAGCAGACTGCGTCCGGTTAAAGTAACCCGGGTTGCCCAAGGACGTGAAGAGCAGCAGTTACAAGAAATATTACAGGAAGCACGAAAGAAGCATCTTACTGTTTCAATCGCGGGGCAAAGGCATAGTCAGGGTGGACACACGTATTACAAGGATAGCATCGTTGTCGATATGAGGTCCTATAACCGCATATTGTCGTTCGACCCAATGAAAAAAATAATTCGCATCCAAGCCGGTGCTACATGGAAGGATGTACAGGATTACATCAACCCCTTTGGTCTGGCCGTGAAGACGATGCAATCGCAAAATATTTTCACAATAGGTGGTTCGATTAGCGTTAATGCTCACGGACGTGATATCCACAATGGTTCATTAATTAAAAGCGTTGAATCGTTTCGGTTGCTTACAGCAGATGGTCGTATCCTTAACGTTAGCCGTACTGAAAATAAGGAACTCTTTCCCCTTGTTATCGGTGGTTACGGGCTGTTAGGGATTATTCTCGATGTGACACTTAAATTGACAGATAACGAAATGTATAAACTCGCGATCGACGAAATGGACGTTAGCTCATACAGTACATATTTTAAAGAGCAAGTAAAGGCTGACCCTGATATTCATATGCACATTGCGCGGATTTCAGTGGCGCCGGAGAGTTTTCTAAAAGAGATGTATGCAATCAATTATGTGTTAGAACGGAATGCTCCTTTGAAGGGTAATGACCAGTTGAAAACTCGTGAAGAGGGTGTGATTCCAACCAAGCTGATGTTCAATTTAAGCCGCAGCTTCGGATGGGGAAAAAATGCGCTTTGGAGTATGCAAAAATCACATTTTGAAGGCCAGGAAGGAAAGCTTATTACGAGGAACAACGCAATGCGATCGGAGTCTGAGTTTATGGAATTCCGTGAAGCGGGAAGCAATGACGTTTTACAGGAATACTTTATACCCGTTCAGGAGTTTGAAGGGTTTGTGGACGATTTCAGGACTGTGTTAAAGGCAGAGAATTTAAATTTACTCAACATCACGGTGCGCTATGTTAATCACGATGAGGAATCGACACTTTCATATGCTAAGGATGATATGTTCGCACTTGTTTGTTTGTTTAATGTCCCCCTATCTGAGCAAGGGCAGAATAAAGTTCGAAAAGGCATTCAAAAGGTACTCGATCGTGTTATTGAGCATAATGGGACTTACTATTTGCCGTATATTGCTTATCCAAGGCTTGATCAGTTCCAGTCGGCATATCCTAAATACTCGGAGTTCTTTCAAAAGAAGGAGCAATACGATCCAGACCATTTGTTTATGAACTATTTCTATATGGACTATAAAGGGGATTAG
- a CDS encoding uroporphyrinogen-III synthase, which translates to MSKDLQNRRIVIAGSRKTEEMAEIIERRGGVPLVRSLQGLTYSDPVEVEEDVKRFIQQGADWFIFTTGIGFEAMIQAAERLNAVSEFEERLKETKIACRGYKTNAFLKKSGIHPVVCDDDGTIASMIEKLEVFDFNDQKVWIQLHGELSSELYQFIKSKGGMDVQAILPYHYQAPEQETLASILNELIQREVDAVCFTTRVQVGYLFDYAREHGHEDELKSVFEQDVLAAAVGKVTAEALRDRGISRIIVPEKERMGALIVEIAQYYEGQQSGVKAD; encoded by the coding sequence ATGAGTAAAGACCTTCAGAACAGAAGAATAGTCATTGCCGGGTCGCGAAAGACCGAAGAAATGGCTGAAATTATTGAACGAAGAGGCGGGGTCCCACTTGTCCGGTCACTTCAGGGATTAACGTACTCGGATCCGGTTGAAGTGGAAGAGGATGTAAAGCGTTTTATCCAGCAGGGGGCAGACTGGTTTATTTTCACGACAGGGATTGGATTTGAAGCTATGATTCAAGCTGCGGAGAGGCTTAACGCTGTCTCTGAATTCGAAGAGAGGTTGAAAGAAACCAAGATTGCCTGCCGCGGTTACAAAACAAACGCTTTTCTAAAGAAATCTGGTATTCATCCGGTTGTCTGTGATGACGATGGAACGATTGCCAGTATGATTGAGAAGCTTGAAGTGTTTGATTTTAATGATCAGAAGGTGTGGATTCAGCTTCACGGCGAGTTGTCGTCGGAGTTATATCAGTTCATCAAAAGCAAGGGCGGCATGGATGTTCAGGCGATACTGCCTTATCACTATCAAGCTCCTGAACAGGAGACGCTGGCATCGATTCTGAACGAACTGATTCAGCGGGAAGTGGATGCCGTCTGCTTCACGACAAGAGTTCAAGTCGGATATTTATTTGATTATGCAAGAGAACATGGACATGAAGATGAGCTGAAATCCGTCTTTGAACAGGATGTACTTGCTGCCGCGGTCGGCAAAGTAACGGCTGAAGCGCTTCGAGATCGAGGGATAAGCCGGATTATCGTGCCGGAGAAAGAACGAATGGGTGCTCTAATAGTGGAGATCGCGCAATATTATGAAGGTCAGCAAAGTGGAGTGAAAGCAGATTAA
- a CDS encoding nitrite reductase (NAD(P)H) small subunit: MEPIVNRNEYTYYLVGHVDDFTERMGRVVRLGKEEIAVFKTTDGQIYALENKSPGPRGGTIAEGIISGQVLFDPICDWQISLADGHVLDPDTGQVRTYPVDVLGDEVRIGLLKNEGGEFHE; this comes from the coding sequence ATGGAACCGATAGTGAACAGAAATGAATACACGTATTACCTGGTTGGCCATGTAGATGATTTCACCGAGAGAATGGGACGGGTTGTGCGCTTGGGTAAGGAAGAGATTGCGGTATTCAAGACAACGGATGGACAAATCTATGCACTTGAAAATAAAAGCCCTGGGCCACGCGGAGGCACCATTGCAGAAGGAATTATATCCGGGCAAGTCCTGTTCGACCCGATCTGTGACTGGCAAATTTCGTTGGCGGATGGTCATGTGCTTGATCCTGATACGGGACAGGTTCGAACTTATCCGGTTGATGTTCTCGGAGATGAAGTGCGAATTGGATTACTTAAGAATGAAGGAGGGGAGTTCCATGAGTAA
- the nirB gene encoding nitrite reductase large subunit NirB, translated as MVKVQERRHLVLIGNGMAGINTVEQILKLAPSTYRITVFGSEPYPNYNRIQLSYVLEKSKAVEDIILNDWDWYLENGIELYTGTTVTHIDTEQKIVKADNGMEVPYDTLIIATGSNPFILPVPGADKEGIVGFRDIADCQNMLHAADQYKKAAVIGGGLLGLEAAKGLLKLGMDVTVVHLFEEIMERQLDHTASLMLQAELESQGLKFATGKQTEEFLGDDRVSGIRFSDGTTLDAEFVVMAVGIRPNTALAKESGIEVNRGILVDDFMRTSVPNIYAVGECNEHRGISYGLVAPLFEQGAVLAKHLCGVDTKPYEGSVVSTQLKISGVDVFSAGEFMDAEGLSIVRVHDDWRRIYKKVLLRNGRIVGGVLVGDGKESSRLQQWIRTGTVMTEAIHNAIVGQASVETANTAADLADEEIVCGCNGVTKKNIVDAINEKGLTTVDEIKVATSATRSCGGCRPVVEQILQYVLGDKYDSAAAKKEAICSCTSLSRDEVVTAIKEKGLITSKEVRYALEWDNPEGCSKCRPALNYYLGMIWPAEHVDEKDSRFVNERMHANIQKDGTFGVVPRMYGGVTTPEDLRLIADIAVKYNIKLVKVTGGQRLDLLGVKKEDLPKIWQDLGMPSGYAYAKALRTVKTCVGSQFCRFGTKDSMGMGIILEKKFERLDMPAKFKLAVNGCPRNCAESSTKDIGIVGNEGAWEIYVGGNGGIKARLAELLCKVRTDEELLEIVSAFMQHYRETGKYLERTSEWIERMGLKSVTEAVVNDLDNRRALAERMELALAQVKEPWSEILNNSNLRERMFEEISVSTKQD; from the coding sequence ATGGTGAAAGTACAAGAACGTCGGCATCTGGTCTTAATCGGCAACGGGATGGCGGGCATTAACACGGTGGAACAGATATTAAAATTGGCGCCGAGCACCTACAGGATCACCGTATTTGGAAGCGAGCCTTATCCCAACTACAATCGTATTCAGTTATCGTATGTGCTAGAGAAGAGTAAAGCAGTTGAAGACATCATTCTGAACGACTGGGATTGGTATCTAGAGAATGGAATAGAGCTATATACCGGAACAACTGTAACGCATATTGATACAGAACAGAAAATCGTGAAGGCAGACAATGGTATGGAGGTTCCCTATGACACCCTCATCATTGCTACCGGCTCCAACCCGTTTATACTACCTGTTCCAGGAGCAGATAAAGAAGGAATTGTTGGCTTCAGAGATATCGCAGATTGCCAGAACATGCTGCATGCCGCAGATCAGTACAAGAAGGCTGCTGTTATTGGCGGTGGCTTGCTAGGACTCGAGGCGGCCAAAGGGCTGCTTAAACTTGGGATGGATGTGACCGTGGTCCATCTGTTCGAAGAGATCATGGAACGTCAACTCGATCATACCGCCTCACTAATGCTCCAGGCAGAGCTGGAAAGCCAGGGTCTGAAATTTGCTACCGGCAAACAGACTGAGGAATTTCTTGGAGATGATCGGGTCAGCGGTATTCGGTTCTCGGACGGAACAACGCTGGATGCGGAATTCGTAGTCATGGCGGTAGGGATCAGACCAAACACAGCATTAGCCAAGGAGAGCGGTATCGAGGTTAATCGAGGTATTCTTGTGGATGATTTTATGCGTACTTCAGTACCGAATATCTATGCGGTAGGGGAGTGTAACGAGCATCGCGGTATTAGCTATGGACTCGTAGCTCCGCTATTCGAGCAGGGGGCGGTTCTTGCTAAGCATCTATGTGGAGTGGATACGAAGCCATATGAAGGATCTGTGGTATCTACTCAACTCAAAATATCTGGCGTAGATGTGTTCTCCGCTGGTGAATTTATGGATGCGGAAGGGCTGTCTATTGTGCGGGTGCATGATGACTGGCGGCGTATTTACAAAAAAGTGCTGCTGCGCAACGGACGGATCGTCGGCGGTGTCCTGGTTGGAGACGGAAAGGAATCCTCCAGGCTGCAGCAGTGGATTCGAACAGGCACCGTAATGACAGAAGCCATTCATAATGCGATTGTAGGACAAGCTTCGGTCGAAACTGCGAATACAGCCGCAGATCTGGCGGATGAGGAAATCGTATGCGGTTGTAATGGGGTAACGAAGAAGAACATTGTGGATGCCATTAACGAAAAAGGATTAACTACAGTTGATGAGATCAAGGTAGCAACAAGTGCAACGCGTTCATGTGGAGGCTGCCGGCCTGTTGTAGAACAAATTCTTCAATATGTGCTCGGGGATAAATATGATTCAGCGGCGGCGAAAAAGGAAGCAATCTGTTCCTGTACCTCACTGAGCAGAGATGAGGTCGTCACGGCGATCAAGGAAAAGGGGCTAATTACCTCCAAGGAGGTAAGGTATGCGCTGGAATGGGATAACCCGGAGGGCTGTTCCAAATGCCGTCCTGCGCTGAACTACTATCTGGGTATGATCTGGCCGGCCGAGCATGTGGACGAGAAGGACTCACGTTTTGTGAATGAACGTATGCATGCGAACATCCAGAAGGACGGAACATTTGGCGTTGTGCCGAGGATGTACGGCGGGGTAACCACACCGGAGGATCTCAGACTCATTGCCGATATTGCCGTGAAATACAACATCAAGCTGGTTAAGGTAACCGGTGGTCAGCGGCTTGACCTGCTCGGGGTCAAGAAGGAGGACCTGCCGAAGATCTGGCAAGACCTTGGCATGCCGTCCGGTTATGCGTATGCGAAGGCGCTGCGTACGGTAAAGACCTGCGTGGGATCACAGTTCTGCCGTTTTGGCACGAAAGATTCAATGGGTATGGGAATTATACTCGAGAAGAAGTTCGAGCGGTTAGATATGCCAGCCAAGTTCAAGCTTGCTGTTAACGGCTGTCCGCGTAACTGTGCGGAGTCATCAACCAAGGATATCGGGATCGTTGGCAATGAGGGCGCTTGGGAGATCTATGTTGGTGGTAATGGCGGGATTAAAGCCCGGCTTGCTGAACTGCTGTGCAAGGTGCGAACAGATGAAGAGCTTCTGGAGATTGTCTCCGCGTTCATGCAGCATTACCGGGAGACAGGCAAGTATCTGGAGCGGACCTCGGAATGGATTGAAAGGATGGGACTTAAATCCGTCACCGAAGCTGTAGTCAATGATCTGGATAACCGCCGGGCTTTGGCTGAGCGTATGGAGCTCGCTTTGGCGCAGGTGAAGGAACCTTGGAGTGAGATCCTTAATAATTCAAATTTGAGGGAACGCATGTTTGAAGAGATCAGTGTCTCTACGAAACAGGACTAG
- a CDS encoding VOC family protein translates to MALISTFTSFNLPVKNVEQSKAFFTGLGFELNPQFPESENSAAFVIGDNLQVMLISHAFFNTLTERESVDTSKYAQMTIALAFESREKVNEIVNTAISLGGKLHAEPEDHGSMYHWGFVDMDGHLWAINCMNMDAVQAQG, encoded by the coding sequence ATGGCGTTAATCTCCACATTCACGAGCTTCAACCTGCCTGTGAAAAACGTAGAACAATCGAAAGCATTCTTCACCGGACTCGGATTCGAGCTCAACCCCCAATTCCCCGAGAGCGAGAATTCGGCAGCCTTTGTGATCGGCGACAACCTGCAGGTCATGCTGATCAGTCATGCATTCTTTAATACGCTTACGGAGAGGGAATCCGTCGATACGAGTAAGTATGCTCAGATGACAATCGCATTGGCCTTCGAGAGCCGGGAAAAGGTCAATGAAATCGTGAATACCGCGATCTCCTTGGGCGGGAAATTACACGCTGAACCTGAAGATCATGGGTCCATGTATCATTGGGGTTTCGTGGACATGGACGGCCATCTATGGGCTATCAACTGCATGAACATGGATGCGGTACAAGCTCAAGGATAA
- a CDS encoding NmrA family NAD(P)-binding protein, with the protein MEKKDKVLVYGAGGVQGGAVARRLLEEGYIVHTIVRSADKAAKLEEQGITAFVGDLTDASSLHAAHEGVSKVFLLLPVDYNLERNRRFIRNTVDAAKEAKVKLLVVNTSAFNPDEATGVTLYDIKRELIAYVKESGIPSIILKPTLYMENFLVPGVLSNQTLAYPVPADSAIAWISMEDAAAYSVYALNHPELAGQILPIVGSEALTGNQLAEQFSTALDREIQFFSLPVEAFEEALSPILGKDTASGLADSYKWIGLNTHLLPKPDQVIDELRSATPGTPLIEWVKQAVDNGLLAHAAGENRDT; encoded by the coding sequence ATGGAAAAGAAGGATAAAGTATTAGTTTATGGAGCTGGCGGTGTGCAAGGAGGAGCGGTTGCACGCAGGCTTCTTGAGGAAGGTTATATCGTTCATACAATCGTAAGAAGCGCGGACAAGGCCGCTAAGCTTGAGGAGCAAGGGATTACCGCCTTTGTAGGCGATCTGACAGATGCAAGCAGCCTCCATGCAGCTCATGAAGGAGTTAGCAAAGTGTTCCTGCTGTTGCCGGTGGACTACAATCTGGAGCGTAATCGCCGATTCATCCGCAATACCGTTGATGCTGCCAAGGAAGCAAAGGTTAAGCTTCTCGTTGTTAATACCAGCGCTTTCAATCCTGATGAGGCTACAGGAGTCACACTCTATGATATTAAGAGAGAATTGATTGCTTATGTGAAGGAAAGCGGTATTCCGTCAATTATTCTTAAACCTACACTTTATATGGAAAACTTCCTGGTTCCGGGCGTTCTAAGCAATCAAACACTGGCTTATCCAGTGCCTGCCGATTCTGCAATTGCTTGGATTAGCATGGAAGATGCAGCTGCTTATAGCGTATACGCGCTTAATCACCCGGAGCTGGCAGGACAGATTTTGCCTATCGTAGGATCGGAGGCGCTGACCGGCAATCAGCTGGCAGAGCAATTTAGCACTGCACTCGACCGAGAGATACAGTTCTTCTCTCTCCCAGTGGAAGCGTTCGAAGAAGCTTTATCTCCGATACTGGGCAAGGACACGGCGTCAGGCCTGGCTGATTCGTATAAATGGATCGGATTAAATACTCATTTACTTCCCAAGCCCGACCAAGTTATAGACGAGCTGCGTTCTGCTACACCGGGCACTCCGCTTATCGAGTGGGTGAAACAAGCTGTGGATAATGGATTATTAGCTCATGCCGCTGGGGAGAACAGAGACACCTGA